Genomic window (bacterium):
TCTCGGTGAGTAATTGATAATTTTTGCAAAAAAGCAATTGTCCACGATTGAAAATATTATTTAAAAAATAACCTGGTGCAAAGTTCAAGACCTTTATCTCAATAATATCAAACAGCAAGTTAGAGTCTTTAGCTACTATTTCGGAAAGTTCCAATTCAGAATTAAAGATGTCCCCTTTCTCTATATTGTCAAGATAAATACCAATATCAATATCTCTAAAAGATGGTCCATCTAAAAAAGAACCAAAAATAAAGGCAAAAACAATCTCATTTTTATTCAGGAGGGATTGTTTAATCTTCTCTATAATCTTTTGCCTTTGATTCTGTTTAAAAGATAAATATTCATTCATAATTTGATGCCTCTTTCTTGAGTGATAGGAATTTGCTTTTTGGGTCTTTTGGATTGTTTATTCATTTTTGCACCTTCTGAGGGTATTTTAGCAAAAATTTTAGCATATGTCAATAAAAAAATTCGACCTGTGAAATAGGTCGACATGGGAAAACAAAATTA
Coding sequences:
- a CDS encoding nucleotidyltransferase domain-containing protein — its product is MNEYLSFKQNQRQKIIEKIKQSLLNKNEIVFAFIFGSFLDGPSFRDIDIGIYLDNIEKGDIFNSELELSEIVAKDSNLLFDIIEIKVLNFAPGYFLNNIFNRGQLLFCKNYQLLTEMIENTSLDTLANEYIAYQSLKELVAG